In Ancalomicrobiaceae bacterium S20, the following proteins share a genomic window:
- a CDS encoding cobalt-precorrin-5B (C(1))-methyltransferase translates to MGTPAEEIPPGPLRRGWTTGTCATGAARAAYEALVTGQFPDPVPVALPGGERPAFALATQELGEGFARAGIVKDAGDDPDVTHGALVLATVRPGEAGRGVVFRAGPGVGTVTRPGLPIPPGEPAINPVPRRMIAQAIAEVVAAFGASGDVEVEISIPGGDKIAEKTLNPRLGILGGLSVLGTTGIVVPYSCAAWIHSIHRGIDVARAMGLAHVAGSTGSTSEAAIAARHGLEEVQLIDMGDFAGGMLKYLARNPVAKVSIAGGFAKMVKLAQGLLDLHSKRGAVDLDFLADVVARAGGDAVLVARTRAANSALDVLEVTRAAGIDVGQRVAEAAWTTAAAALKGADIALEVAVFDRQGGLVAATPFRPV, encoded by the coding sequence ATGGGGACGCCGGCCGAGGAAATCCCGCCCGGACCGTTGCGTCGCGGCTGGACCACCGGCACCTGTGCGACCGGCGCGGCGCGCGCGGCCTATGAGGCGCTGGTCACCGGCCAGTTTCCCGATCCCGTGCCGGTCGCCCTGCCGGGCGGCGAGCGGCCGGCTTTTGCGCTCGCGACCCAAGAACTCGGCGAGGGTTTCGCGCGGGCGGGCATCGTCAAGGATGCCGGCGACGATCCGGATGTCACCCACGGCGCGCTGGTGCTGGCGACCGTGCGGCCGGGCGAGGCCGGTCGCGGCGTCGTGTTCCGCGCCGGGCCGGGCGTCGGCACGGTGACGCGGCCGGGGCTGCCGATCCCGCCGGGCGAGCCGGCGATCAATCCGGTGCCGCGCCGCATGATCGCCCAGGCGATCGCCGAGGTTGTCGCCGCCTTCGGCGCCAGCGGCGATGTCGAGGTCGAGATCTCGATCCCCGGTGGCGACAAGATCGCCGAGAAGACGCTCAACCCGCGCCTCGGCATCCTCGGCGGTCTGTCGGTGCTGGGGACGACCGGCATCGTCGTGCCCTATTCCTGCGCGGCCTGGATCCACTCGATCCATCGCGGCATCGACGTCGCACGCGCCATGGGGCTGGCCCACGTCGCCGGTTCGACCGGCTCGACCTCGGAGGCTGCGATCGCGGCCCGCCACGGGCTCGAGGAGGTGCAGCTCATCGACATGGGCGACTTTGCCGGCGGCATGCTCAAGTATCTGGCGCGGAACCCGGTCGCGAAGGTGTCGATCGCCGGCGGCTTCGCCAAGATGGTCAAGCTCGCGCAGGGCCTGCTCGACCTGCATTCCAAGCGCGGCGCGGTCGATCTCGATTTCCTGGCCGATGTGGTTGCGCGGGCCGGCGGCGATGCGGTGCTCGTCGCACGCACGAGAGCTGCGAACAGCGCGCTCGACGTCTTGGAAGTCACGCGCGCAGCCGGCATCGACGTCGGACAGCGCGTCGCCGAGGCCGCCTGGACGACCGCCGCGGCGGCGCTCAAGGGCGCCGATATCGCGCTCGAAGTCGCCGTGTTCGATCGCCAGGGCGGGCTCGTCGCGGCGACGCCGTTCCGGCCGGTCTGA